The Chryseolinea soli nucleotide sequence ATCGTAAATAATAGGGCATTTGTTGGGTATAGGTATCTGACGCAACCGAATAAAGATAATGCTGCCCGGAAGGTGTAGTGCCCATTTGTTTAGGCGTGTATCGAAATCCGCCGCGAGTAAGTGTTTTAAAGTTTATACTAAAGATATTTTGCCCGCTCCTTCCTACTTTAAAATCCTTTCCAACCAGCAAGTTGGCCTGGTACTTTGAATTGAAATACGTGTTGTAGGTTTGTCCGTTTGCAGGCTTATATTTTGAATCAAAGAGCGAACCGGTTACTAAAAAATAGTAGCGGTTAGCATAGAATTTTTCTAAGGTTACTTCAATTCCCTTATTGTAGCCCGTGCCATCATTGACGAGCGTTGAGTCGGGAATTCCATATTCACTGTTTATTCTTGAGTACGTGCTGCCCGGATTCGCCGTAACCGGCACAGCATACAGATATTGATAATAGGCTTCTATTTTTAAGCGAAGATCCTGCCAGATCGATAGATCATAGCCGATCACATGATGCATCGCTTTTGTGAGTTTCAGGTTTTTGTTATCAGCGGTAGTTCCGTCCGGGGCGGTTGCTTGTGAAAAATAAACGGATATGGGCTCCACCTTGGAATGCAATCCAAAGCCATAGCTAAAAGATGATCTGGTGCTGGCCTGCCATTTCAGTCCCAATCGCGGCTCTAATGAATAATTGTGATTCAACAGGAAAAGTGTGTTGTGTATACCAGAATTTATTTCGAATGTATTGGTCACGCGATACTTCCATTCAAAAAAAGCTTGGGCAAATCCGGTTGTCCCCTTCTGGTCGACAGCCACTCTGCTTATACCCGGATGTTGGTTTCCGTCGGCATCGATCGATGGTGGATCGAATTGCTTTCCATAAATATTAAAAAATAAGTGGCTATAAATAAGACCGGCACGAAGGGTGTGTTGGGCGTTGAGTTTATGATTGATCGTAGTGGCTGCTCGTATCGCTGGGTAGCTGTACGTACTGCTGTCGGTCATTTCACGTTCATCATTTTTCAGGTTTCCTTCCTCAAGTCTGTCGTATTGGTCGGCTACAGACACAATTGTTTTCAGGAAAGTTTTATTGTTGGGTAAGGTGATCATATGTTTCATGCCCACCACGCCCATCTTATGGTCCTCATTCTGATAGTCTCTCAGGTTCAATTCCCCGGTTGAGCTTATTCCTCCAATTCCAAAGAGAGAAATAGTTCCGGCTTTTTGGGTATCGAAATGAATGTTAAAGTTCACATCCTGAAAAATGGGTGGCTTCTGGCCTTCATCCAAACCTAGCAAACCCAGGTTATTTAAAAACTGAAGATTGCCGTACCGGTAGTTGAATAAGTAGGATATTTTATGATCCCTGCCCAGCGGGCCTTCCAATGAGATCTGTGAACCAATCATGCCGACCTGGATTCCATATTCACGCTTATCGGCGTTACCCTTTCGGAGATTGAGATCAAGTATACCCGAAGTCGAGTTTCCATACTCGCCTGGGAAGGCGCCGGTAAAGAAATCGGAATTGGCGAGCACATCGGAGGAGATGATGCTGAAAACTCCTCCTCCATCACCCTGGCCATTATTAAAATGGTTTGGATTGGGTATTTCAATTCCTTCGAGTTTCCAAAGAAGTCCCAAGGGGGAATTCCCCCTGATCACAATGCTATTACGGGAGTCGTTGGTAGCCATAACCCCGGCAAAGGCGCTTACCATGCGGGCAGGGTCATTATACCCGGCAGCATAGCGGCTGGCGTCCTCGGTTGTAATCTGCCGTGCGCTCACCGTGGCCATCGAGTTCAGCGGCAGGTCTTTGTCCTGATCGGCCTTAACAACAACCTCGTTCATCTGCATCACCGATTCGCGCATTTCAATATTCAGAAGCGTTTCCTTTCCCGAAATGACCGAAAGATCGGAAGCCGTAAATTCTTCATAGCCGACATAGGTGAATTTAAGACTTTGCCTGCCCACCGGCACTTTGAACGAGAACATACCATTGGCATCAGACACTGCGCCCAGGAGGGGCTGGCTATTGATCAAAACAATGCTGACGCCAATCAAAGGAACCTTACTTTCTTTATCGATGACCTTGCCTTTGACGGTTTGGATCAAAGTTTTATGGCTTTGTATGGCCTCGGGCTCTGAATTTTTTTTTGAGAGTAAAATGTTGTCGTCAATCACTTTGTATGCGATGCCGGCAGGATCGAATATCACCGGTAAGAGTTGAACGACGGATTGCCGGGTGGCAGTGACCGTAACTTTCTTTTCTTTCAACAAGGTTTCAAGCTCAACATCATATGAAAATCTATAGAGGGTTTGTTTTTTTATAGCTTCAATGACATGGGCTATCGGAACATTCTTCAGGTTTAGGGTAACGGTGTCGCGTTGAGCAAAGGTGTTGATCGTTGTTGCCGAGATAAGCAACCAGATAAAAATACAATACCGCATGATTATTTTCTTTGTGGCTTTTTGATGCATTTAAACGACTTACAATACGGTAATAGAAATTTCTTTACCCTGCACGGTGTACCGGATGGGCGCAATGAACCCCAGCATTTCCAAAACTTTATCAATGGACTGACCTTTTCGGAAACTGAAATTATAGGAGGTTTGCTTGGCCTTCGGGTCGTTGATTGTAAAATGAACCTGGTACAATTCGGAAAGCTTTTGCGTGATATCGCCAAGTGTGACATTGGTAAGGGAGACCAATCCATAACGCCAGGCCGTATAGTGTTCCGTATCCACGGCTTTGACCGATAAATACTGACTGGTTTTGTCATACTCTCCCATTTGCCCAGGGGTCAGCACGGCGAGGTTATTCCCCTGCTTATTTTGAATGACCACTTTTCCTTCCACGAGGGTGGTTTCAGTCTTTCTATCCGAAGCATAAGAACGCACGTTGAATGAAGTTCCCAATACGCGTACCTGCACGTTGTCCGTTTGTACTTTGAAAGGATGAAGTGAATCGTGCGCAACTTCGAAATACCCTTCTCCGGTGAATTGGACAATTCTTTCAACGCTTGAAAATTTCTCAGGATAGGTTATGCTGCTGTTGCTGTTAAGCCATACCCTGCTGCCATCACTTAACGTGACAAACTTGCTGCTATCGGTTTGAGCTATTGACACCGTAATTAACCCGGGAGCTGTGTACAGATGATGATAAGTTGTATAGAGAGCAGGCAATGCGAGCGCGAAAATGAATATGGCCGCATATCTGGCGAGCCGGAGATACACTTGTTTTCTTCTTCGCGATTCAGCAAGGTGGATGTTCCGGTGAAGATCTATCGTTGCCTTGTTCAGCTGGTCACCCGTGCCGAAATGCTTTACGCGACGGTAATTCCATAAGGCCTTGTATTCAAAGAAGCGCTTTTTGTTTTCAGGTGACTGCTGCAGCCATTCGAGGAACAAAGTTTCCTCCTCCGGGGAGCATTCTCCCTGCAGGTACTTCATCATTATTTCTTCATCCATTGTCGTCTTGGTTTCTTGCTATAATACCAGTAAGACAAAGCAGAAATCAAAAACTTCTATACGATTTGAAAAAAAATGATACTTTTTTTTAGAAAGGACTAAGGATGGGATTTGTTTAAATGAGGAAGGCAAGGAAAAACAGTGTCAACTTCGCGTGCAAGAGTTGCCGGAGGACCTTTAAAGCATGATTTATGTGTTTTTCAACCGTACTTTCCGAGATCTCAAGCAATTGGCTGATCTCCTTGTTTGGCATGTCTTTTATGTAACTTAATGTAAACACTTCACGACACTTCTGGGGAAGGCTTTCAATGGCCCGGTCAATTTCATTTCGAAGATCATCCATGTATAATTTACGAATGGTCTCGTTTTTATCGGGGTCAAAGAAACTCAACTGGTAAGCTCTAAGGTCATTTTCAATATGCCGGTGATTGATGGAAAGCATCTTTTGCCGATTGATATAATTTAAACACCGGGTATAGGTGGCTTTAAACAGATAGGCTTTTATAGAAGTATGTATGCTAATGTTCTCCTTATTTTCCCAAACATAAACAAACACTTCCTGGACAATATCTTCAGCGGCCTCTTCGTCTACAAAAAGACAGGCATAGGCGCTGAGATTTGGGTAGTGGTCTCTAAAAAGACAAGTGAATGCCGCTAAGTCAATTTTAAAGGGATGTATTTTATTGCCTTCTGACATTTTATGCGCTCAATTATTCAAGCTGCACAATAACGAATCAATATGCAACAACGCGTTCTTCAGCATGCAATAAGTTTTATTTTTTTTCCGCTCACTGAAAGCCCGTGATTCCTCAAGAGATCCAGGACTTACTAAAGGACCGATTGATTATGTGTTCGAACAATGGGTAAAAGTCCCTGGTTGTGGTGATTGTATGCTCGCAAGCGCTTGACTATATTTATTGTATAGAGCCCATCTATTCTGCGCAGGCAGAGAGATGGGCTTTTGCATTCAAGAGTTTTCATTCTTGGTGCATGTGTGTGCTTGAATGTTGTCAGAAAAAAAATAACCCCTCAATACCATGGCACTAGGAGATGGAATACGCAGAAGCATCCTGGATGTGGATGCCTCTGAAAGACTGTTGCTCAAGAATGCAATAGTAGAATTACACAACCGCCACTTTGCAGGTAGTCGTACAGATAGCCCCCCAGGTGGTGTCAGTCACTGGTTCAAACAAGATGAGATCCACGCGGCGACACATGTTCATGGCGGACCTGAGTTCCTTCCGTGGCACCGGGAGTTGGTGAACCGGTTCGAGATCATGTTGCGCCAAGTGGACTCGCGTTTGTCTTTGCATTATTGGGACTGGACCCGCGATGCATCGCCTTTGTTCACTTCAAACTTCATGGGCAGTGGTAGTGGCGATGCCGGTGATCCCTGGTTAGCCGCCGGAATTTATAATCCGACAGCCAGTCCCTACCGCAGTGATGACCCATTTGACACCCCAAACTATAATCCCTTCGATCCACCGCGAACCCTTTCGCGAAATTATCTCGGCGGGACATTCCCTGCCGATACCGACACGGACGTTGTCATGGCAGGGAACTATCAGAATATGCGCGATCTTTTGGAAACTGCGCATAATAGCGCGCACGGGCTCATAGGTGGAACATTGGATAATGCCCATATTTCATTTCGTGATCCGTTCGTATTTCTGCTGCACTCAAATGTTGACCGCCTCTTTGCGCGATGGCAAACCGATCCGGCCCACACCGACCGTCTTGATCCGAACCTGGTGTACGGTTCAGAGTCTGCGGCTATGAATATTTTGGTGGAGCCGTGGTCAACCGGTCATGGATCTTTTCATGACATACGTCCATGGACAGCCCCGGAGAGCATGGGTGAGCCACACGACTACAAACATCTTTCGGTGGTCACACCGCCGTGTTATGATACCAACTTCACCAATGTCGTGCGGGCCATTGTTCTCACCAGCGGGTCGCCGCCGATCATTCAATTCAATGATGTACCCGAGACCGAGTCCGCGATGCGGGCGGCGACCTTCCGTGTCTATGGTTGTGGGACGGCGACGTTTCGCGTTAAGGCCACCACCCCGGTGACACCGCCGTTTTCCATTCTTCAGCCCGCCACCGGGATATTGGAAATGGATCATGAGTCCGTTCCTTATCGCGACGGTAGGATCTGGTTTCTTTTTACAGCAGGAGCCATGGCACCCGTAGCGGACGAGAACATCACCATTGAATGTGTGGAGAGCGGACAGGAATTTAATTTTATCCTTCGCGCCAACATCATTGAAAAGCCGACTGTGGCCGTTGCGTTGGCGATGGATCAGTCGGGCAGCATGAATGATCCGGCTGGAACGTCGGGCATTTCGCGTCTCAATGTTTTAAAGGATGCCGCCTTGAAATTTGTGGAACTCATCGGGCTTGGCCATGGCATCGCCATCATTCGATTTGATCACGATGCCTATCCACCGAACGATGCCACATGGCCGGGTCTTCCGATAACGAAGATCAATGATGATACGATGTTTGATCCCGGTCGCATATTAGCACGAAATGCGGTTACCGCGCATGCCACGAATATCGATGGCTGGACCTCTGTGGGTGACGGGCTGGTAGAGGCAAGGAATCTGCTGATCGGCATTCCGCCGGCTGACTACGACTTTAAGACCCTCATCGTTCTCACGGATGGTCTTGAGAACCGTGAGCAGTGGCTTGCGGATGTGGGTGGTTCGATCGACAGCCGCACCTTTGCCATTGGCCTTGGCAATGAAACCCAGGTGAACACGCTGGCGCTTCAGACGATCGCCAACGGTACGGGTGGATACCTGTTGCTTACCGGTTTGCTCTCTTCCAGCATCGATGATTATTTCCGGTTAAGCAAATACTTCATCCAGATCATGGCGGGAGTAACCAATAATAATATCATTCTGGATCCTAACGGGTACATTTCTCCCGGTACTACGATACGGATTCCATTTTATGTTTCGGATACCGATATCGATGCTACCACGATTTTGATGACTGATTATAATGTTGTTGATCTTATGGTGGAAACACCTTCGGGAGATGTCATTGATGCGGGTAATGCAGCCGGTTTAGGAATCACCTATAACGTCGGGGCCAGGACGCGGTCTTACAAATTCACGCTGCCGGTTGCTTTTGCAACCAATAATCACGCGGGACAATGGTATATCGTCCTTCGCGTGAACAAAGTCGAGTGGGATCGATACAAGCCTAATACTAATGCGACCACGGGCGGTCAGGGGCCTGGAGCTGCGGGCGCGCGATACAGCGTAGTCGTTCACACGTTCAGCAATTTGAGGATGAAGCCACGCATTGACCAGAGCAGTCTTGAGCCGGGTGCCTCGGTGAGCTTACGTGCAAACCTTACGGAATATGGTATTCCCGTCGAGGGGAGGGCCAGGGTGCAAGTGGAAGTAAAACGTCCTGACAATAGTGTCGTTCCTTATGCGCTTGCGGAAGGTCCGGAAGGTAATTTTGAGAACACCTTCCAGGCGAACATGACCGGCATCTATAATTGCCGTTTCATGGCGAGCGGAACAACGTTGCGTGGCAAACCCTTCACCCGCGAGCAAACCCTCACGGCAGCCGTATGGAATGGAGGTGATAGACCTACGACACCCACAGGCAACGAAAATGAAGGAGGAAGACCTGGCAATACAGGACCGGGTAGAGGCGATGACAAGAAGGATTGCTGCAAGACACAGGTGCGGCTAATGTACTTCTCGCTATTCCTGTTGCTTTTGATTGCTATTATACTTTGGATAAAACTTTGATATCGCAAGAGTGTATGTGGTTTCACATAGCCTGTAGCGACTAGGTTGGGATGTGACCGGGGCACGATTTGTGTTCCGGTTGCTACTAATTCGCGGTGAATATTCCAGACAGGTCCTGGCGTTGTGATTATAATGATCTAGTGTCCACTTGTTTTTAACACTACTCCATACTTCTTATCGCTAATATTAAATTCCTTTTTAAGGTCTTTCTTATATATCACCCTTATGTCTAGCAAATTATTTTTGTCAATCTTATAGAGTTCCGCTTCTATATTTTCTGTCAGAATTTTGCCGTTGAGAATGTAAGCTATGTCGGCATCATTATCCTTCGATTTAATGACTTTTGAATACTCTGCAGATTTTGAACCAAACAACTTACTGTATTTTTCTCTCGCAGCTTCCTTCGTCGTGAGATAGACTGCCCCATTCTTTCTTCCTTCTTCGCCAACCAATTTGACGGCGTCGTCACCCTTGTACACCGTAATGAAGGCAAATTCATTTGGCTGATAGGTCGATTCTAAATATCGCTGGTTTACGCGTATGCTATCAACAAAAAGCACGGGTTCGTTTGGATTGAACAGTTCAATTTTAGCATTGCTTTTATGGAGTACCTTATAGCACGAAAATACAAGGTCGATGGCATCGACGGGCTTGTCGAGATAAAACGCCTCATTAATCGGGAATTGAGGTTTTATATTCTTGTCGATCTTTACATAGAATGAAATGGTGTCATTGGAAAAATTCCAGTAATCAGAGCATCCTCTCGATCCCCATTTATCTATAAATTTTGGATAAATTTTGAAAACATCTTTAAGCGTCAGATTACTCATGTCGACGTATGCCCCATTGGGTAAGCTTCCTTTAAAATCTTTCGTTAGCCGGATCTTGCTTACATAGTCACTGGTTTGCTCGGTTTGAAAGATCAGTCCGGAATATTTTTTAGAGGCGTATCCCTTCCCACTCTCATATCGTGAATCTTGCCCGTAACAGTTTTTGGGAGAGTCCATTTCTTCCACTTCAACTTGCGAAAAATCGGAAGATAATGTCCGCAACTCATGTAACGTGGTTTTGCACAGGCAAAAATCTGAAATAGTTATTGCTTTATAATTAATCACATCCGACTTGCTGTTATCTGTTATCTGCGAATGGGATGGAATCACCATGAATGTCATGAAGATGATCAGAGGAACGTAAGTCGCTTTCATTTTTATTATAAGTTTTTAAAGCCGCGCCATTGGTTAATAAAACGATCGGCGTAAATAAAAGCAAAATTCAATACTTTAACGAACCGCCTCCACCTTTTCAAACCGGTTGTCAAACCCAAGCAGGTTACTGATCCCTTTTACACAAGGCTGGTTTTCATCACTCCAAACGAATGCAAAACCCCACGAATCTTTTGAAAACACAAAATTTCCGAGGTCTGAATTCACGACAAACTGTATCTCATCATTCATCCAAAGATCTACGGTGCTTTCAAGTTTTGGATGGAAGTTTTTAATGGCATCCAAAAAGTCAGACAGAAATTCTTCCCTTTCTGCACCGGTAATAAATTCGATCAGCATTTTATCCGAGCCATAGGCCGGCCGAAAAGAAAACTTATACCGGGTGTCGTTCGGTAAAGGCATAGTGTCATTTAGTATAATGATGTTGCAGCGCGATGGCGCTACGGGAAAGATAACAGATTTGAACCGCCTTTTTTATCCCTCGCAAATACTAAACCCCGTTTTGGCAAAACCAAAAGTAGATTTGGATAAATCGCTTTGCCGGGCACGAGCGAATTTTGTTTCAACAAAAAAATGAAACATATGAAAGTATTTGTCACAGGAGCCACAGGCTTCATTGGTACCGCGCTCGTCCAGGAATTGACCAAAGCCGGTCACCGGGTTTTAGGGCTTGCCCGCTCTGCTGCTTCGATTGAAAAACTTAGAGCCGCCGGCGCCGAAGTTCAACAGGGCGACCTGGAAGACCTGGATAGTTTACGCGCGGGAGCGGCGGCGGCCGACGGGGTGATCCATGCCGGGTTTGTACACGACTTTTCCCGCTTCGCAGAAGTATGCCAGATCGATAAAGTGGCGATAGAAACTCTGGGCGCAACACTAGCCGGCTCCAATCGCCCGTTTATCGTTACGTCGGGAACGGCACTCGTCAACCAGGGTGTTCTGGCCACCGAAGAGATGACCAGCGAGCATGATCTCACCCGGATTCCGCGTGTCTCAGAATCTTCGTTGGATCCTTTTACATCGAGAGGCGTGCGCACAGCCATTATTCGATTAGCGCCATCTGTTCACGGCGAAGGTGATCACCACGGTTTCATACCGACACTGATCAACATTGCCCGGCAAAAAGGTGTTGTCGCTTATATTGGTGAGGGTCTCAATCGCTGGAACGCGGTGCACCGGCTGGACGCTGTGCACTTGTATCGATTGGCTTTGGAGAAGGGTGAAGCCGGAATGAAATATCACGCCGTGGGCGATGAAGGCATCACACTCAAAACCATCTCTGAAATGATCGGCCAGCAATTGAACCTTCCCGTGATCTCCATTGCCCCGGAGGAAGCGCCCGCGCATTTCGGCTGGTTTGCCATGATGGCCTCGCTGGATTGTCCTGCCTCCAGCCAGCTCACACAAAGACGTCTGGATTGGAAACCGGTGCACCCCACTTTGCCGACGGACCTTGCCAACGGTATCTACTTTAAATGATTACGCTTATCTTGTAGTGCCATGTCAAAACAACTGATCCGTTTCAAAACCATCAGCGAATTTCACCGGATCGCGAATCTGCCCAAGCCGCAGCATCCGCTCATCACGTTGGTAGATTTGAAGATGATGGGGCGGCCGCCGGAAGGGACCTATAGCAGGGTTTACGATTTTTATTCCATCTCCCTCAAAAAGAACTTTCATCTCCCGATGCTGTACGGACAGCAACCCCATGACTTTGATGAAGGCGTGCTCCACTTCATGGCGCCGGGACAGGTGATCACCGTGACGATCAACAAAGACCAGGTACACGATCCTTCCGGATGGATGATCTTATTCCATCCGGATCTATTGTGGAATACGCCACTCGCCAAAACGATCAAACAATATGAATATTTCGGCTACGCCGCCAACGAAGCCCTGCACCTTTCCGACAGGGAGGAGGCAATGATCAGCGGCATTGCAAAAAATATAGAACATGAATACCAGGCCAATATCGACAAGTTCAGCCTGCCCGTGATCGTTGCCCAACTCGAGCTGCTCTTCACTTATGCCGACCGGTTCTATCAACGCCAGTTCATCACCCGCAAGGTGGCCAGCCATGAAATACTCACTAGAATGGAAACTTTGGTCGACGACTATTTTGCCAGCGGCATGTTGATCAAAGAAGGTCTGCCCACAGTTGCATACATTGCCGATGCCCTGCACGTATCGCCCAACTACTTAAGTGGCCTGCTCAAAAATCTCACCGGCCAAAGCACCCAGCAACACTTGCACGACAAGCTGATCGAGCTGGCCAAAGAAAAGTTATCGACCACCACATTGTCGGTTAGTGAAATTGCCTATGAATTGGGGTTCGAGCACCTGGCGTCGTTCAGTAAATTATTCAAGACGAAGACGAACCTATCGCCTTTAGAGTTCAGGCAGTCGTTCAATTGATCTAATATAAAATCCACTATAGGTTTCCTCTTGTGTAGGTATAATCCCGTAGACGAAGAATGGAAAAATTGATCGCACGGGTGTTCGCGCTTTGCCCGTAATTCTCTTTTTGGGCTGAAGATTTCTCGTTTTAAGAAAAATGATGCACCGATAGCTTGCAGCGCGTGGTGTGTCCGTTGTGACAATCATTTTAAATGGACAAAATATTACATCGGCGCGATTTTTCGAGGCCCGATAGTACCACACATAAAATCTAGTTTTAAATTTCCGTGTTATTTCGGTCGTTAGCTCCATTTGCTGAAAGACTTAAGTTACCCAAATGATAATCACCGTAGGTCTATGAGACGAATTCTACTGTTTTCCCTGTTAATTTCTTCCCTTTCATCATACTCCCAGCTTTCGCCTTCATCCGGAAGTTTTCAGGGGATATGGGGTGGCAAATCGATATTTGGTGACCTCGACAACGATGGTGACCTGGATTTGATCGTATCGGGCAATACCAATTTTCTCAACACTACCTCGACCATTTATCGCAACGATGGCAATGGAATTTTCACGGCCGTAGCCACGCTGGCCGGGACAAACGACGGCAGCGTCGACCTTGGCGATTACGACCAGGACGGGTTGATCGATATTTTGATGGTGGGCAGCATTGAAAACACGACGAGTGTCGGAACGCTTCTTCTCAAGAACCAAGGCAACTTTCTGTTTCAAAAAACCAGCCATTCCCTCCCTAACATCATTTGGGGCGAAGCCAAGTTTGCGGACTTCGACAACGACGGAGACGAAGATGTAGTGGTGCTGGGCTCGAACATATCGGACAACTATCATGATATCTTTATCAACACCAATGGCGTCTTTAAAGCCCTTGGTTTGAACCTCGCCAGGTATAGCGACCCCGCCATAAGTATCGGTGACTACGACCTCGACAGCGATCTCGACTATGTTGTGGTGGGATCAGGCACGTCCAACACACCTGCGATTTTCAAGAACGAAGGAGACAATAAGTTTGTACCCGTTTCCATTTATGACAATCCCATCTCCGATGGAGCCGTGGCCTGGGGAGATTTTGACAACGACCGCTACCTGGACCTGGTGATCATGGGATTTGACGAGATATTGGCAACCGATCGGATGGTCCTATTGAGAAACACAGGCGCCGATAAATTTACAAATGTGGCTACTCCCTTCGAAGGTGTGTCGGGAGGGAATGTAGTGCCGGGAGACATGGACAATGATGGCGATCTTGATGTTATTGTTACCGGTAGAAAACGAAGCAGTACAACGGTGGCCAGTACGACGGCCTACTTCAATACGAACGGTGCCTTTGCAAAGCAAGCCATTGCACTGCCGGCCCTTACTTTCTCCAATGTCACACTCGGCGATGCCGATAACGATCTTGACCTGGATCTGGTGGTGTCGGGTTCAGAGATCGGCAGCCTCCTGAATGGTAAGACTTACCTTTATTTGAATTCACCCACCACAGCCAATACAAGACCAACCGCCCCGGCTTCACTTCAGGCTACACCGGATGGTCAGCAGGTAAAATTGTCGTGGGGTGTAGGTACGGATGGTCAAACACCATCAAGCGGGTTAACGTATGCCCTCTATGTCAATAGTGCTCCGGGTCAAAATCATTCCGGCGAAAGTTTATCGACGGCTGCCGGATTCAGAAAGGTTGTCAAAATGG carries:
- a CDS encoding tyrosinase family protein — encoded protein: MALGDGIRRSILDVDASERLLLKNAIVELHNRHFAGSRTDSPPGGVSHWFKQDEIHAATHVHGGPEFLPWHRELVNRFEIMLRQVDSRLSLHYWDWTRDASPLFTSNFMGSGSGDAGDPWLAAGIYNPTASPYRSDDPFDTPNYNPFDPPRTLSRNYLGGTFPADTDTDVVMAGNYQNMRDLLETAHNSAHGLIGGTLDNAHISFRDPFVFLLHSNVDRLFARWQTDPAHTDRLDPNLVYGSESAAMNILVEPWSTGHGSFHDIRPWTAPESMGEPHDYKHLSVVTPPCYDTNFTNVVRAIVLTSGSPPIIQFNDVPETESAMRAATFRVYGCGTATFRVKATTPVTPPFSILQPATGILEMDHESVPYRDGRIWFLFTAGAMAPVADENITIECVESGQEFNFILRANIIEKPTVAVALAMDQSGSMNDPAGTSGISRLNVLKDAALKFVELIGLGHGIAIIRFDHDAYPPNDATWPGLPITKINDDTMFDPGRILARNAVTAHATNIDGWTSVGDGLVEARNLLIGIPPADYDFKTLIVLTDGLENREQWLADVGGSIDSRTFAIGLGNETQVNTLALQTIANGTGGYLLLTGLLSSSIDDYFRLSKYFIQIMAGVTNNNIILDPNGYISPGTTIRIPFYVSDTDIDATTILMTDYNVVDLMVETPSGDVIDAGNAAGLGITYNVGARTRSYKFTLPVAFATNNHAGQWYIVLRVNKVEWDRYKPNTNATTGGQGPGAAGARYSVVVHTFSNLRMKPRIDQSSLEPGASVSLRANLTEYGIPVEGRARVQVEVKRPDNSVVPYALAEGPEGNFENTFQANMTGIYNCRFMASGTTLRGKPFTREQTLTAAVWNGGDRPTTPTGNENEGGRPGNTGPGRGDDKKDCCKTQVRLMYFSLFLLLLIAIILWIKL
- a CDS encoding FecR family protein, with translation MDEEIMMKYLQGECSPEEETLFLEWLQQSPENKKRFFEYKALWNYRRVKHFGTGDQLNKATIDLHRNIHLAESRRRKQVYLRLARYAAIFIFALALPALYTTYHHLYTAPGLITVSIAQTDSSKFVTLSDGSRVWLNSNSSITYPEKFSSVERIVQFTGEGYFEVAHDSLHPFKVQTDNVQVRVLGTSFNVRSYASDRKTETTLVEGKVVIQNKQGNNLAVLTPGQMGEYDKTSQYLSVKAVDTEHYTAWRYGLVSLTNVTLGDITQKLSELYQVHFTINDPKAKQTSYNFSFRKGQSIDKVLEMLGFIAPIRYTVQGKEISITVL
- a CDS encoding RNA polymerase sigma-70 factor, which codes for MSEGNKIHPFKIDLAAFTCLFRDHYPNLSAYACLFVDEEAAEDIVQEVFVYVWENKENISIHTSIKAYLFKATYTRCLNYINRQKMLSINHRHIENDLRAYQLSFFDPDKNETIRKLYMDDLRNEIDRAIESLPQKCREVFTLSYIKDMPNKEISQLLEISESTVEKHINHALKVLRQLLHAKLTLFFLAFLI
- a CDS encoding SDR family oxidoreductase, whose protein sequence is MKVFVTGATGFIGTALVQELTKAGHRVLGLARSAASIEKLRAAGAEVQQGDLEDLDSLRAGAAAADGVIHAGFVHDFSRFAEVCQIDKVAIETLGATLAGSNRPFIVTSGTALVNQGVLATEEMTSEHDLTRIPRVSESSLDPFTSRGVRTAIIRLAPSVHGEGDHHGFIPTLINIARQKGVVAYIGEGLNRWNAVHRLDAVHLYRLALEKGEAGMKYHAVGDEGITLKTISEMIGQQLNLPVISIAPEEAPAHFGWFAMMASLDCPASSQLTQRRLDWKPVHPTLPTDLANGIYFK
- a CDS encoding helix-turn-helix domain-containing protein, which gives rise to MSKQLIRFKTISEFHRIANLPKPQHPLITLVDLKMMGRPPEGTYSRVYDFYSISLKKNFHLPMLYGQQPHDFDEGVLHFMAPGQVITVTINKDQVHDPSGWMILFHPDLLWNTPLAKTIKQYEYFGYAANEALHLSDREEAMISGIAKNIEHEYQANIDKFSLPVIVAQLELLFTYADRFYQRQFITRKVASHEILTRMETLVDDYFASGMLIKEGLPTVAYIADALHVSPNYLSGLLKNLTGQSTQQHLHDKLIELAKEKLSTTTLSVSEIAYELGFEHLASFSKLFKTKTNLSPLEFRQSFN
- a CDS encoding TonB-dependent receptor, whose translation is MRYCIFIWLLISATTINTFAQRDTVTLNLKNVPIAHVIEAIKKQTLYRFSYDVELETLLKEKKVTVTATRQSVVQLLPVIFDPAGIAYKVIDDNILLSKKNSEPEAIQSHKTLIQTVKGKVIDKESKVPLIGVSIVLINSQPLLGAVSDANGMFSFKVPVGRQSLKFTYVGYEEFTASDLSVISGKETLLNIEMRESVMQMNEVVVKADQDKDLPLNSMATVSARQITTEDASRYAAGYNDPARMVSAFAGVMATNDSRNSIVIRGNSPLGLLWKLEGIEIPNPNHFNNGQGDGGGVFSIISSDVLANSDFFTGAFPGEYGNSTSGILDLNLRKGNADKREYGIQVGMIGSQISLEGPLGRDHKISYLFNYRYGNLQFLNNLGLLGLDEGQKPPIFQDVNFNIHFDTQKAGTISLFGIGGISSTGELNLRDYQNEDHKMGVVGMKHMITLPNNKTFLKTIVSVADQYDRLEEGNLKNDEREMTDSSTYSYPAIRAATTINHKLNAQHTLRAGLIYSHLFFNIYGKQFDPPSIDADGNQHPGISRVAVDQKGTTGFAQAFFEWKYRVTNTFEINSGIHNTLFLLNHNYSLEPRLGLKWQASTRSSFSYGFGLHSKVEPISVYFSQATAPDGTTADNKNLKLTKAMHHVIGYDLSIWQDLRLKIEAYYQYLYAVPVTANPGSTYSRINSEYGIPDSTLVNDGTGYNKGIEVTLEKFYANRYYFLVTGSLFDSKYKPANGQTYNTYFNSKYQANLLVGKDFKVGRSGQNIFSINFKTLTRGGFRYTPKQMGTTPSGQHYLYSVASDTYTQQMPYYLRFDFGLKYRRNNPRYSWIISLDIQNLTNRKNVISYESMIGPNNQIVPNPDTGIGIIPVLNFKVEF